In Candidatus Nanopelagicales bacterium, one genomic interval encodes:
- a CDS encoding DUF5993 family protein produces MDIIIMVLLLVTAILIYRGAARKWILTSWIVALVLMLGLFRYHVTSPLDLSF; encoded by the coding sequence ATGGACATCATCATCATGGTTTTGCTGCTCGTCACCGCGATTCTGATCTACCGCGGGGCGGCACGGAAGTGGATTCTCACGAGTTGGATCGTCGCGCTGGTGTTGATGCTCGGTCTGTTCCGGTATCACGTGACCTCGCCTCTGGATCTGAGCTTCTGA
- a CDS encoding dihydrofolate reductase family protein: MGIVCADLFTTLDGVYQAPGAPDEDQEGGFPFGGWQGFYLDAEAGEEISSGIERMDALLLGRHTYDIFAGYWPHQADDPIAVIFNALPKFVVSQSMTSAAWERTEVLTEVEQVRLLKDRFREMHVIGSGRLVHSLIGADLLDRLNLMVYPLTLGTGKSLLRDGPAVPASFKLAQAPRVFPKGAVQLVYDRVGQPVTGIDIGQM; the protein is encoded by the coding sequence ATGGGAATCGTGTGCGCTGATCTGTTCACTACGCTCGATGGCGTCTACCAGGCGCCGGGGGCTCCCGACGAGGACCAGGAGGGTGGCTTTCCGTTCGGTGGATGGCAGGGCTTCTACCTGGACGCGGAGGCGGGGGAGGAGATCTCGTCCGGCATCGAACGCATGGATGCCCTGCTGTTGGGCCGCCACACCTACGACATCTTCGCGGGCTACTGGCCGCACCAGGCGGACGATCCGATCGCTGTGATCTTCAACGCACTGCCCAAGTTCGTCGTGTCACAGTCGATGACCAGCGCAGCGTGGGAGCGGACCGAGGTTCTGACCGAGGTCGAGCAGGTGCGACTGCTCAAGGACCGCTTCCGTGAGATGCATGTGATCGGCAGTGGTCGATTGGTCCACTCTCTGATCGGCGCCGATCTGCTCGATCGGCTGAACCTGATGGTGTACCCATTGACACTGGGGACCGGCAAGAGTCTGCTGCGGGACGGCCCAGCGGTTCCTGCGTCCTTCAAGTTGGCGCAGGCCCCCCGGGTGTTCCCGAAGGGGGCCGTGCAACTTGTCTACGACCGCGTCGGACAGCCGGTGACCGGCATCGACATCGGGCAGATGTAG